From the genome of Sphingobacterium sp. UGAL515B_05:
TCGTGACGGTTTATTTTCCTTAACAGATATCGAAACAAGGCGCTTAAATCTGCAAAATGATCGAGCTAAAGTTGTAAGTGCAGATAACAAGTTGTCGAATTCAAGACAATCATTAACGAATGCCAGTATCGAATTAAACAATATCCGTGCAAAGTACAATGAATCATTGGCGAAAGCGCAGTCCGATTTAAGTTCCGCCTTTTCCTCCAAAGCCTCAGTACAAGGTGATATCGCCAAACTGAGAAATGAGATATCCAATATTGATGTACGACGTGGGTTATATGTCGTGAGGGCGCCACAAGATGGTTTTATTGTAAAAACCTTTAAGGCAGGAATTGGTGAAAATATGAAGGAAGGAGAGTCCGTTGCGACATTACAGCCTAAAAAACCACTGCTTGCCGTAGAGCTTTATGTAAACGCAATGGATGTTCCACTGATTGAGCCGGAAAGTGATGTAAGGCTACAATTTGATGGCTGGCCATCGATCCAATTTTCCGGATGGCCGTCTGTCGCAGTCGGTACCTTTGCTGGAAAAGTTTCAGTCATCGATAAAGTGAGTAGTACGAATGGCCGATTTAGGATTTTGATACGCGCAACAGATCCTGTTCCGGAAGGAGATGAGCCTTGGCCTGTTCAGTTAAATCAGGGCTCAGGTGCTTATGGAAGGGTTATTTTAAATAAAGTCCCATTATGGTATGAGATATGGCGACAGTTGAATGGCTTTCCGCCGAGTTTGGAAAGAGAACCAAAAGAAAGGGAGAAAAAGTAATTGTTATATGAATAAATTGAATTTTATTTTTATCGTGTTGTGCTTTTTTTTCTCTCCTCATCTTTCGGCTCAGGAAAAGGAATATGGAGCAAGGAATACTTTTACAGTGGATGATATGGAAGAGCTTTTAATGGCCAATCATCCCATCGTTAAACAAGTGAATCTGCTGAGTGAAACTGCAAAAGCCCAGGTAACACAGGCGTTAGGGAAGTTTGATCCGACGTTAAATTCCAGTTTTAAAAATAAGCATTTTGGCAATACGGATTATTACAATCAATGGAATAGTGAGTTGAAAATTCCACTTTGGTTAGCAGGCGCAGATCTGAAAATTGCTTATGATCGAAATGTTGGTGAGTATACAAACCCGCAATCCCGAACAAATAATGCCGGGCTTTCCGCAATCGGTTTAAGTATTCCGTTGGGGCAAGGTTTAATTGTCGATAGCAGAAGAAATACGTTGCAGCAGGCAAAGGCTATGATCAGCTACCTCGAAGGTGAAAAGATAAAACAAATAAATGCCATTTGGTTTCAGGCGCTTTCAGATTATTGGAATTGGTATTTTGCCTATCAGCAATATCAGCTTTTATTGGAGGGTGTAAAATTGGCTGATCAACGGTTTAAAGCAATCAGCGAGCAGACGATGCTGGGAGATAAACCTGTAATTGATTCCATCGAAGCTTCGGTCGTTGTAAAAGAACGGCGGATAGAACTTTCAAGGTATGAAGTTGAACTTAAAAACGCGAAAATTGTATTGTCCAATCATCTGTGGAATGACCAACAATTTCCAGTAGAACTTCCCGATCATGCCATTCCGCTTAAGCTCGAAGATCCTGTTATTTTGCCAGATAAAAGTGTGATCGAGGCACTTCTTGATTCGGCGAAAATTGCTCATCCCGAAATGATCAAGTTGGCGAGTAAAAATCAACAACTTCTATTTGAGGAACGTTATCGAAAAGAAATGCTTAAACCTAAATTCAATGTGTCAGGCACGCTCATTTCTAGCCGTCACGGTTTTAATGACTTTGTTCCACCGCAGTATGATTTTAATTGGCAGAATTATAAAGTAGGTTTTGAATTTGCTTTTCCACTTTTTATTCGCGCTGAACGTGGGAAGCTCAAAGAAGTACGGATTAAGCAAGATCAGCTACGATTTGAACAGGTTGCGACCGAGAGAAATATTTACAATGAAGTCGTTAAGAAGTATAATGATTTAAATGCTTACAGTAAACAGATTGAACTTCAATCGATCAATATAAGTAATCAGGAACTGCTTCTTAGGGGTGAATTAAATAAGTTTGAACTGGGGGAATCCACCTTATTTGTTGTTAATAGTAGGGAAAATAAGCTGATCGAAATGCGTATCAAGCAAGAGAAGCTTGTTACAGACTACAGAAAGGCACTAGCGGAATTATATTACAAAGCCGGAACTAAATTTTAATCCCATTTTAATCTGCATTTTATTTTTAATCTCATTTTAATATAAGTCCTAAAATTCTAATAGAAAGTTAATTCCAGATTCATTCGGTTGCCATGGTGACCTATTAATTTTGTATAAAAATAATTGGATATGGCAAAGGCAATGCGTGTATTGATTCCAAGTGATTTTACGATTGATTCACTTTTTTTTGTGATTCATAGTATAGAGCAATCGACAGCTGAAGCACTTGATATTATTCTTGTTTATGGTAATAAGAGCAGTACATCGATCAGCGAACTATTGGGAATCACATTGGATGACCAACTCAGTAATCTTCAATCGGAGGACTTTTTGAAGGCTTGCCAGATGATCTGTCATCGTTATGAAAATCGTAAGCTAAATATCTACACAGATATCATCGGCTCTGACAATCTCAATTATTTACAACATTATTTGCGCGGAGCTCGGATTGATGAAGTCAAAGTTCCCACAGATTATGAATTTGAAAAAAGAACACGGCATTTTTTCGACGTCGGACAGGCTTTGCTTCACTTGAGTAAAAGTAAACAGAAGAATGTATCGATCGTAGCGAGACCTGGGACAAGCAAAACAGGGGGAAATGTCTTGGCGGATTTATTTTTTAACAAGAAATGGGATGTTAACTATTAAGAGAAAAATATTGGCAAGGTTCAACTTCGTGTTGTTGTCCTTTTTGCTTTTAGGAGCTAGTTCGATGGTTATGTTTTATGAAAACCCCGAGCGGCTTTTAGAAGGGGAGTGGGAAGAGCAAGGTTGGTACTTTGAGAAAGTGGAGAAGTCTCCAACGTTCAAAAAACAGGCGGTTATCCATGAGGGAATAAAAGATGCTGCAATCGCTCACCTACCACCCTTGCAGGATGGGTTATGGCATTTTGAAAAAATGGGTGACAAAAATTTTATCGCCCATCATGAGGACAAACAATACAATTGGTTTTTGAAAGGACGAGGACATATCCTTGAGCTTCGGAAAAATGATAAGCTTATAGAGAGCTTTGTCATACAGAAATTAAATAAAAACCAATTGGTGCTGCATCTCAATTTGGATATGCAGACGAAAGGAATTGCACGTATTGTGCTGAAGAAAGGAGGAAAAGAGAAGTATGCTGAGAAAATATAGTAACCATAGGACGATTCAAGATAATATCAAATTAGGGGGAATAACTGCATTTTCTGCAGGAATGGTCAATGTCGCATCTGTCATTGTCTTTTTCTCGTTTACCTCTAATGTTACGGGATATTATGCTGTCTTTGCTCAGGAGCTAGCGAAAGGAAATTGGTATCAAGGTGCAGTAGTGCTATTTTGGATTTTACTTTTTCTAGTCGGGAGTATGCTTTCGAATCTTATCATCATTCATGGTAAAGGACGTTTTAGCTCCTATTTGACACATTCTATTCCCTTGGCATTGGAAATACTGAGTATATTATTTGTCGGGATATATCTTGATGTATTTTATGAAGATTCTTTGAAAGAAACAGAGATACTTGTCGGTGCATTGCTGTTTGCAATGGGATTACAAAATGGTTTAACAGCGAGTATATCGAATTCTGTTGTGAAAACGACACACTTGACAGGACTAACGACAGATTTAGCAATATTGATTTCGATGTTCACTAAGGAGTCCAACCGAAGCAATAAGGCGTTGGTCGACAAATTCCATTTACTGCTGAGTATCGTGGGAGCCTATGTCATGGGAGGGCTTGTGAGCGGTATTTCATTCACCTATTTATCGAATAAGACATTTTACGTGGTTTGTTTTGTTCTTTTAATCATTGGTTTGTACGACCATTACAAATTGTATCTATTAAAAAAGCAATTTGTGAATCGTCATCGTCAGCCAGTGGCAGCTTAGTTGACCGAGAAAGTTCTTGGTTAACTAAGCTAAAGGACAAATATTTTTTAATCGCATTTCAAAAAATGCGATTTTTTTTGTCTGAAAAATGCTTATCTTCAACCTCGGTTATCACGCTCTACCAAAGCGCATGAAAGACTACTTAATCAATTTAAAACCACATCATGATCAAATTCTTTTCCATCCGGCCTTTTTGGGCACTCTCTCTAATTTCTCTGTCAGTATCACCCCTCTGTGTAAAACAGGTTTGTGCGCAAGAATTGCACAACCAAAGATCAGTACATGATCAACATAAAAGCCAACAAAATCTTTTACGAGCAATTCAGTTAATTGATCGATCAATGGAAGTCTATTTTTCCGGTGACGATTTCAAAATGCATCGTTTTTATAATCCATTTACGCAGGCTAGATCGGAAGAAAAAGCGAGTGTATGGATGTACTCTGCGTCCATAGAAGCTGTAAACGCTGTGTTGAGCGGCTTGAAAAAGCAACAAAAGGCGGGTAATAACGAGTTTTACGGAAAGTATTACTCCCGCTATGTGGATTTATTGGCCAAGCTTCATGCAAATGCAGCTTATTATTTAGGGACATTTACGCTAACATCTTTTACACAACATAAAGAATGGACGGTGTATGCTGTCGATCGCGTCCGAGAAAAAGGAAAAGCAAATGTAACTGGAGTACTGAATGTCTATGATGATCAGATGTGGCTGGTCCGGGAATTCTTGGAAGCTTATCACTTGACTGGGCAAGAACGCTATTTGCAAGAAGCTGAATACCTTACTGCTTATGTGCTTGATGGTTGGGATTGTACTTTGGATGAGAAAGGGAATGAGCATGGTGGAATCCCATGGGGGCCAGGATATGTAACTAAGCATGCCTGTAGTAATGCACCGATTATTAGTCCGCTTGTTACGTTGTATGAAATCTATAAAAAGAAAGGCGATCAAATCGTCGCGCATTCCATTGATCCAAAAGATAAATTAACTCGTATTTCTAAAAAAGAGAGGAAGAGCGATTTTTACCTTCGTTATGCTAAAAGGATTTATGACTGGCAAAAGGCATATCTTCTTAACGAAAAGGGTGTTTATGCGGATATGATGGGGGATTGTTTCCCAGATTGTTCGATAGCTTATGAAACGGTCAACGGTGTACAATACCGAAAAAATACCGAGCTCAGAAAAGCAGTTGGAACAGCATTTTCCTATAACAGTGGAACGATGATTTCCGGAGCAGCCGACTTATATCGTGTGACGAAAGCAAAAAGCTATTTAGAAGATGGCAAGAAACTAGCCGATGCGACTTTTACTTATTTTGGAAAGTTAGGGCAGCAGATTCCTGAGCACTATACCTATGCGACAGATGGTTTTAATAATTGGTTTAACGGCGTATTATTAAGAGGATATACTGCTATATATCCGAATTATAGCAAAGCTGGAGTCTATGCAAAATCTTTTCAGGATAACTTGGATTATGGCTATACCCACTTCTTGAAAGATGGATTTCTGCCGAATGACTTGCTTGGAGGCTGGGCAGCTGATAAGAGTAAGAATGATTTGGAAGGAATGTTCATGTTTACATATGCAGCACAATTTGCAACATTAGCGCAAATTGAATCAACAAAATAGGTGTGCGCCCTAGACGGACACCTATTTTTATTCGGATATGACTATTTGCTCGGTCAAGATTTAGATAAAGCAGTTTGAGCGTCCTGAAATTCGGTAGGGCTCTGTCCAAACTGCTTTTGAAAATTACGTGAGAAATGAGTAGCAGAACTGTAGCCCAATAGATTAGAAATTTCGTAAACTTTATGCTGCTTTTGAATGAGGAGCTCAGCGGCTTTTCGAAGTCGCGTTAAATTAATCAGTTCATTGGGTGATAGGCTGGATACCACATTGATTTTGCGATAGAGTGTAGGTCTGCTCATACAGAGAATATCGGCCATTTTATCGACATTGAACTGTGGATCATCGAGATGTTGCATGATGATTTCTTCAATCTTCAGCAAGAACTCTTGTTCACTTTGATTTTGCCCGATATGTTGAATTTGTGACATCGGATTTTTAATAAAAAATTCCTTGACCTTAACTCTATTCTTTAATAAACTGGCTATTTGTGCTCTTAAAAAAGCGGGCGAAAAAGGTTTTTCAATGTAAGCGTCAGCACCAAATTCTAAACCCTGAATTTTTGATTCAATACTATTTTTTGCCGTCAAAAGTATAACTGGAATATGTGCATAGGCGATATCTTCCTTAATTTTTTGACAGAGCTCAAAACCATCCATTTCTGGCATCATTACATCACTGACGATCAGGTCGAAATATTCAGAGGCTAATAAATCTAGGGCTTCTCTTCCATTAGAGCTCGTCGTTATCTGATAATCCTCATTGAGATCATCCGCAATAAATTCAAGCAGTTCGGTATGATCATCTACTAATAATAAATTGGATTTGGCATTCATAATTATGGGTTTGTATTGTGATTCAAAGGTAACGTCAAGCTAAATACGTTCAATTGGAGGTCGTTTGTACTATATAACAAGGTACCTTGGTGTTTTAAGGTTAGGGATCTTGTCAATGCCAAGCCTAGACCACTTCCGGGAACATTCTTATTTTGCTTTAAACGATTGAATGGTTCAAAAATTCTTTCCCTTTCTTCTGAAGGAATTAAAGCTCCGTCGTTTTTCACGGTCAATATAAAGATATTTTTCTGTTTATCCATATTCAAATTCACTTCAATATAGGATGAGGAATATTTAAGGGCATTATTCAATAAGTTGTAACAAATCTTGTCGAAAGCGTCGATATCGACCTGACCTATGATATTTGGCATAATGTGCGAGACCATCTGCTTTCCCTGCGCCTGGAGTGTGACCGTAAAATTGCTGATGATTTCCTGAACCGTTTGGCTTATGTTTTCTGACTCAAAGTGCAATTTGAATCCTTCCGTCTCGACCTTTCTAAAATCCAGTAACTGATTGCTAAGTGCAATCAACTTCTCC
Proteins encoded in this window:
- a CDS encoding HlyD family secretion protein, which translates into the protein MLINKDRSTQKTLSWRDLSDDAVGKLLKERGSLVLGRILVFSGIVFVLALFLPWRQTIPGVGAVTALRPQDRPQTIQNQIGGRIEYWAVTEGQEVKKGDTILVLSETSQSYFDPMLPLRLEEQLNAKQNGEDAANQKMKATEAQIDALKNGLDFQLASAKNKVIQAQNLVKIDSAELVAVMSFFETSEKRLKRYEEGYRDGLFSLTDIETRRLNLQNDRAKVVSADNKLSNSRQSLTNASIELNNIRAKYNESLAKAQSDLSSAFSSKASVQGDIAKLRNEISNIDVRRGLYVVRAPQDGFIVKTFKAGIGENMKEGESVATLQPKKPLLAVELYVNAMDVPLIEPESDVRLQFDGWPSIQFSGWPSVAVGTFAGKVSVIDKVSSTNGRFRILIRATDPVPEGDEPWPVQLNQGSGAYGRVILNKVPLWYEIWRQLNGFPPSLEREPKEREKK
- a CDS encoding TolC family protein; its protein translation is MNKLNFIFIVLCFFFSPHLSAQEKEYGARNTFTVDDMEELLMANHPIVKQVNLLSETAKAQVTQALGKFDPTLNSSFKNKHFGNTDYYNQWNSELKIPLWLAGADLKIAYDRNVGEYTNPQSRTNNAGLSAIGLSIPLGQGLIVDSRRNTLQQAKAMISYLEGEKIKQINAIWFQALSDYWNWYFAYQQYQLLLEGVKLADQRFKAISEQTMLGDKPVIDSIEASVVVKERRIELSRYEVELKNAKIVLSNHLWNDQQFPVELPDHAIPLKLEDPVILPDKSVIEALLDSAKIAHPEMIKLASKNQQLLFEERYRKEMLKPKFNVSGTLISSRHGFNDFVPPQYDFNWQNYKVGFEFAFPLFIRAERGKLKEVRIKQDQLRFEQVATERNIYNEVVKKYNDLNAYSKQIELQSINISNQELLLRGELNKFELGESTLFVVNSRENKLIEMRIKQEKLVTDYRKALAELYYKAGTKF
- a CDS encoding YoaK family protein, which gives rise to MLRKYSNHRTIQDNIKLGGITAFSAGMVNVASVIVFFSFTSNVTGYYAVFAQELAKGNWYQGAVVLFWILLFLVGSMLSNLIIIHGKGRFSSYLTHSIPLALEILSILFVGIYLDVFYEDSLKETEILVGALLFAMGLQNGLTASISNSVVKTTHLTGLTTDLAILISMFTKESNRSNKALVDKFHLLLSIVGAYVMGGLVSGISFTYLSNKTFYVVCFVLLIIGLYDHYKLYLLKKQFVNRHRQPVAA
- a CDS encoding glycoside hydrolase family 76 protein; translation: MIKFFSIRPFWALSLISLSVSPLCVKQVCAQELHNQRSVHDQHKSQQNLLRAIQLIDRSMEVYFSGDDFKMHRFYNPFTQARSEEKASVWMYSASIEAVNAVLSGLKKQQKAGNNEFYGKYYSRYVDLLAKLHANAAYYLGTFTLTSFTQHKEWTVYAVDRVREKGKANVTGVLNVYDDQMWLVREFLEAYHLTGQERYLQEAEYLTAYVLDGWDCTLDEKGNEHGGIPWGPGYVTKHACSNAPIISPLVTLYEIYKKKGDQIVAHSIDPKDKLTRISKKERKSDFYLRYAKRIYDWQKAYLLNEKGVYADMMGDCFPDCSIAYETVNGVQYRKNTELRKAVGTAFSYNSGTMISGAADLYRVTKAKSYLEDGKKLADATFTYFGKLGQQIPEHYTYATDGFNNWFNGVLLRGYTAIYPNYSKAGVYAKSFQDNLDYGYTHFLKDGFLPNDLLGGWAADKSKNDLEGMFMFTYAAQFATLAQIESTK
- a CDS encoding response regulator, translating into MNAKSNLLLVDDHTELLEFIADDLNEDYQITTSSNGREALDLLASEYFDLIVSDVMMPEMDGFELCQKIKEDIAYAHIPVILLTAKNSIESKIQGLEFGADAYIEKPFSPAFLRAQIASLLKNRVKVKEFFIKNPMSQIQHIGQNQSEQEFLLKIEEIIMQHLDDPQFNVDKMADILCMSRPTLYRKINVVSSLSPNELINLTRLRKAAELLIQKQHKVYEISNLLGYSSATHFSRNFQKQFGQSPTEFQDAQTALSKS